A region of Lagenorhynchus albirostris chromosome 20, mLagAlb1.1, whole genome shotgun sequence DNA encodes the following proteins:
- the EIF4A3 gene encoding eukaryotic initiation factor 4A-III, translating into MAATATMATSGSARKRLLKEEDMTKVEFETSEEVDVTPTFDTMGLREDLLRGIYAYGFEKPSAIQQRAIKQIIKGRDVIAQSQSGTGKTATFSISVLQCLDIQVRETQALILAPTRELAVQIQKGLLALGDYMNVQCHACIGGTNVGEDIRKLDYGQHVVAGTPGRVFDMIRRRSLRTRAIKMLVLDEADEMLNKGFKEQIYDVYRYLPPATQVVLISATLPHEILEMTNKFMTDPIRILVKRDELTLEGIKQFFVAVEREEWKFDTLCDLYDTLTITQAVIFCNTKRKVDWLTEKMREANFTVSSMHGDMPQKERESIMKEFRSGASRVLISTDVWARGLDVPQVSLIINYDLPNNRELYIHRIGRSGRYGRKGVAINFVKNDDIRILRDIEQYYSTQIDEMPMNVADLI; encoded by the exons ATGGCGGCTACAGCTACAATGGCGACGTCGGGCTCGGCGCGGAAGCGGCTGCTCAAAGAGGAAGACATGACCAAAGTGGAATTCGAGACCAGTGAGGAGGTGGACGTGACCCCCACGTTCGACACCATGGGCCTGCGGGAGGACCTGCTGCGCGGTATCTACGCCTACG GTTTTGAAAAACCATCAGCAATCCAGCAGCGAGCTATTAAGCAGATAATTAAAGGGAGAGATGTCATTGCACA ATCTCAGTCTGGTACAGGCAAAACAGCCACCTTCAGTATTTCTGTCCTCCAGTGTTTGGATATTCAG GTTCGTGAAACCCAAGCTTTGATCTTGGCTCCAACGAGAGAGTTAGCTGTACAGATCCAGAAG GGCCTGCTTGCTTTGGGTGACTACATGAACGTCCAGTGCCATGCCTGCATTGGGGGCACCAACGTGGGGGAGGACATCAGGAAACTGGATTATGGACAGCATGTTGTCGCTGGCACACCTGGGCGTGTTTTTG ATATGATTCGTCGCAGAAGTTTGAGGACACGTGCTATCAAGATGTTGGTTTTGGATGAGGCTGATGAAATGTTGAATAAAG GTTTCAAAGAACAGATCTATGATGTGTACAGGTACTTGCCCCCGGCCACTCAGGTGGTGCTTATCAGTGCCACACTGCCCCATGAGATCCTGGAGATGACCAACAAGTTCATGACTGACCCTATCCGCATTTTGGTGAAACG TGATGAACTGACTCTGGAAGGCATCAAGCAGTTTTTTGTGGCTGTGGAGAGAGAAGAGTGGAAGTTCGACACGCTGTGTGACCTCTATGACACGCTGACCATCACTCAGGCTGTTATCTTCTGTAACACCAAGAGGAAG GTTGACTGGCTGACGGAGAAGATGAGGGAAGCCAACTTCACCGTGTCATCCATGCACGGGGACATGCCCCAGAAGGAGCGTGAGTCCATCATGAAGGAGTTCCGGTCGGGTGCCAG CCGAGTGCTCATTTCTACAGACGTCTGGGCCCGGGGGCTGGACGTGCCCCAGGTGTCCCTCATCATTAATTACGACCTGCCCAACAACAGAGAGCTGTACATACACAG AATTGGGCGATCAGGTCGATATGGCCGAAAGGGCGTGGCCATTAATTTTGTGAAGAATGATGATATCCGAATCCTCAGAGACATTGAGCAGTACTACTCCACTCAGATTGACGAGATGCCCATGAACG TTGCTGATCTGATTTGA